In a single window of the Ooceraea biroi isolate clonal line C1 chromosome 8, Obir_v5.4, whole genome shotgun sequence genome:
- the LOC105275048 gene encoding disabled homolog 2-interacting protein isoform X7 — translation MQGVSTEGASPGGRRLSRSFHSCLRGADHDDLESGESKSRSLPRTTRLERDRNVRDTSYEKACRRGSAPATPVLGARPLDVTPNRIVNFFSKRSFRSNPLKRTKSVTKLERQKQRGAGLRGCRSHESLLCGQAVTSMDLAAVTPLHPSLLGRPHCFQVTPSTGGPKYFSCRTAHERDQWLHSLRKSVQPDAEQTRRTDNSLQIWLLEAKGVPAKKRYFCEVCLDSTLYARTTAKLKADLCFWGEHFDFHHLPSVNTIQVNLYREADRKKKKDKNVLIGSVSIPVHNVTSRYLTEKWYPVVGDKGPLKEPPALRVKCRFQSVDILPVQVYQEFLEYLKTDYPSLCEKLEPVIGVKAKEDIATALVAVMQREKKAPQFLADLVMMDIHRIDDERLTFRGNSLATKAMEAYLKLTGDRYLQETLGAVVRGAVEGGDCEVDPLKVASVAALHKQQQNLRNAVELAWSRILSSHAHFPLELRECFRIFRERLADMGREDIADNLISASIFLRFLCPAILSPSLFNITHEYPNEKAARNLTLVAKTLQTLANFTRFQGKENFMEFMNDLLEREAPSMKNFLQLISSPLPKDAPANNSLEFDGYIDLGKQLSLLHALLRESVAAVAPSSPSIPSSRLPEILDRISLALDQPGPSPVPAAHRYPNLQNNIFRYNDPTIANSNTNLSVSATSTLSNHSTINGTIRDSNEVLQTNTLGHNSSRSPNVARAATLPRNAYMPANGKLQLQISSDDYPLEPPAFVSRSPTPITRQHRPLGPNRSGPGYRLTASASLANVNHCQTHPTSPTRSESHSNLKDSNYNITASPQSNHQPSNGGLVSQQQQQQQQQHRHNVARLQSLDIHDREDNYNHNYNVSRSASRNHCHKEENANQTQQRNYNNVSKTTVNANVVVNPPTNLTLSINHQPNNNYNNSKANNQAPANGNLDELSDLLRYADDEVSESKSQKGSQISISQLSNVASSGYQSFAAYSQSSSPVDLSSNNANAHILSAAPLAFANPVYHMESSHARTGRRDSSSSEEREGSGGGGVDSVRGVDLSPSPPSPSKNNVRNHQRNNQNQWRQNNQTHRNNSEHAQDTCCTKLRRRLSLDSTRDLSDTSEEENCTTRRSKSRSHRNIDQYEVEMYEVERLQNSVDRLRLRTRLGATEDADLDLAPDNNMKSIISRLISVEEELRREQQKMSAALSYKQRVIDAQEQQIAALGAANSRLMSTNASLLSALSKQRFNVKSQVNSEAAPLLQNIADIGELKSSSC, via the exons AATTTCTTCTCGAAGCGGTCGTTCCGGTCGAATCCCCTGAAGAGGACGAAGAGCGTAACAAAGCTCGAGCGGCAGAAGCAACGAGGCGCCGGTCTTCGGGGTTGCCGTTCGCACGAGTCTCTCCTGTGCGGGCAGGCGGTGACCTCGATGGACCTCGCGGCGGTGACGCCGCTGCATCCCAGTCTCCTCGGCAGGCCCCACTGCTTCCAGGTCACGCCGAGCACCGGCGGGCCCAAGTATTTCAGCTGCAGAACCGCTCACGAACGGGACCAGTGGTTGCACAG TTTAAGGAAATCCGTTCAGCCGGATGCGGAACAGACACGCCGTACGGACAACTCCCTGCAGATCTGGTTGCTGGAAGCGAAGGGGGTGCCCGCGAAGAAACGATACTTCTGCGAGGTCTGCCTCGACAGCACCCTGTACGCGCGAACCACCGCGAAGTTGAAGGCTGACTTGTGCTTCTGGGGTGAGCACTTCGACTTTCACCACTTACCCTCCGTCAACACGATTCAAGTGAATCTGTACAGGGAGGCAGatcggaagaagaagaaggacaaAAACGTCCTGATCG GTTCCGTGAGTATACCAGTGCACAACGTGACGTCGCGATACCTGACGGAGAAGTGGTACCCCGTGGTAGGTGACAAGGGACCGCTCAAGGAGCCTCCCGCACTGAGAGTCAAGTGCCGCTTCCAATCAGTCGACATACTTCCGGTCCAGGTGTATCAGGAGTTCCTGGAGTACCTGAAGACCGATTACCCGTCGCTATGCGAGAAGCTAGAGCCCGTGATCGGTGTCAAGGCGAAGGAGGACATCGCGACCGCCTTGGTTGCGGTGATGCAACGAGAAAAGAAGGCACCGCAATTCCTCGCCGATCTCGTCATGATGGACATTCATCGAATAG ATGACGAGAGGCTCACGTTCCGAGGGAACTCGTTAGCCACGAAGGCGATGGAAGCCTACTTGAAGCTAACCGGAGACAGATACCTGCAAGAGACCTTGGGGGCCGTCGTGAGAGGCGCGGTTGAAGGTGGCGACTGCGAAGTGGACCCGCTCAAGGTCGCTTCTGTCGCCGCGCTGCACAAGCAACAGCAGAATCTTCGCAACGCCGTCGAGCTGGCCTGGAGCAGGATACTGTCGAGCCACGCGCACTTCCCGCTGGAACTGCGCGAGTGCTTCCGCATCTTTCGCGAGCGTTTGGCCGACATGGGCCGCGAGGACATCGCGGACAATCTCATCTCCGCGTCCATCTTCCTGAGATTCCTCTGCCCCGCCATTCTCAGCCCATCTCTTTTCAACATTACGCACG AGTATCCGAACGAGAAAGCAGCGCGGAATCTCACTCTAGTGGCGAAAACCCTTCAAACCCTCGCAAACTTTACGAGATTCCAGGGCAAGGAAAACTTCATGGAGTTCATGAACGATCTGCTCGAGCGCGAAGCTCCGTCTATGAAGAACTTCTTGCAATTAATTAGC AGCCCACTGCCAAAGGACGCGCCGGCCAACAACTCGCTCGAGTTCGACGGCTACATAGACCTAGGCAAGCAATTGTCTCTGCTGCACGCTCTCCTGCGAGAAAGTGTGGCGGCGGTCGCCCCGTCCTCGCCGTCGATACCATCGTCGCGACTGCCCGAGATTCTTGACAGGATCTCCCTGGCCTTGGACCAGCCGGGACCCAGCCCTGTGCCCGCGGCGCACCGTTACCCGAATTTGCAGAACAACATCTTCCGCTACAACGACCCGACGATCGCCAACAGCAACACGAATCTCTCCGTCTCGGCCACGTCGACGTTGAGCAATCACAGCACGATCAACGGCACGATCAGGGACAGCAACGAGGTGCTGCAGACCAACACGCTCGGGCACAACAGTTCGCGCAGCCCGAACGTTGCTCGGGCGGCTACTCTGCCACGAAACGCCTACATGCCGGCGAACGGCAAGCTTCAGCTACAGATCAGCTCGGACGATTACCCGCTCGAACCACCAGCGTTCGTGTCGCGCTCGCCGACGCCGATTACACGGCAACACAGGCCACTCGGACCGAATCGCTCCGGTCCGGGTTACAGGCTGACGGCCAGCGCGAGCCTGGCGAACGTGAACCACTGCCAGACGCACCCGACGAGCCCAACGCGCTCGGAGAGCCACAGCAATCTGAAGGATTCCAACTACAACATTACCGCGTCGCCGCAGAGCAACCATCAGCCCAGCAACGGCGGCCTGGtctcgcagcagcagcaacagcagcagcaacagcaccGGCACAACGTCGCGCGGTTGCAGAGCCTTGATATCCACGATCGCGAGGATAACTATAATCACAACTACAACGTCTCGCGATCAGCTAGCCGAAACCACTGTCACAAGGAGGAGAACGCCAATCAGACGCAGCAGCGTAATTACAACAACGTTTCGAAGACCACGGTGAACGCCAACGTGGTCGTGAATCCGCCCACGAATCTCACGTTGTCCATCAATCATCAGCCCAACAACAACTACAACAATTCAAAAGCGAACAACCAGGCACCGGCCAACGGCAACCTCGACGAGCTGTCTGATCTGCTGCGATATGCGGACGATGAAGTGTCCGAGTCGAAGTCACAGAAGGGCTCGCAGATCTCTATCTCGCAGCTGAGCAACGTCGCCTCCTCCGGCTACCAGAGCTTTGCTGCTTACAGCCAAAGTTCGAGCCCGGTAGATCTCAGCAGCAACAACGCGAACGCGCACATCCTAAGCGCGGCGCCGTTGGCGTTCGCCAATCCCGTCTACCACATGGAGTCGAGCCACGCGAGAACCGGCAGACGCGACAGCAGCAGCTctgaggagagagagggaagcgGAGGCGGCGGCGTCGACAGCGTGAGAGGCGTCGATCTCAGCCCGTCGCCGCCATCACCGTCCAAGAACAATGTGCGGAATCACCAGAGGAACAACCAGAATCAATGGCGGCAGAACAATCAGACGCACCGAAACAACTCGGAGCACGCGCAGGACACATGTTGTACAAAACTGCGAAGGAGACTCTCCCTCGACTCGACGAGGGATCTGTCGGACACCAGCGAGGAGGAGAACTGCACCACCAGGCGGAGCAAGTCCCGCAGTCATCGAAATATTGATCAG TACGAAGTGGAAATGTATGAGGTGGAGAGGCTGCAGAATAGCGTAGACCGGCTGCGATTGCGCACGCGATTAGGCGCCACCGAGGATGCCGATCTAGACCTCGCGCCCGACAACAACATGAAGAGCATCATCTCCAG GTTGATCTCCGTGGAGGAGGAGCTGCGTCGCGAGCAGCAGAAGATGTCGGCGGCGTTGTCGTACAAGCAGCGCGTGATCGACGCGCAGGAGCAGCAAATAGCCGCCCTGGGCGCCGCGAATTCGCGCCTCATGTCGACCAACGCGAGCCTGCTGTCGGCGCTGAGCAAGCAGCGCTTCAACGTCAAGTCCCAGGTGAACAGTGAGGCCGCGCCCCTGCTGCAGAACATTGCTGACATCGGCGAACTCAAGAGCTCGTCGTGCTAA
- the LOC105275048 gene encoding disabled homolog 2-interacting protein isoform X8, with translation MRIRYVPQDTGNCHRRESKSRSLPRTTRLERDRNVRDTSYEKACRRGSAPATPVLGARPLDVTPNRIVNFFSKRSFRSNPLKRTKSVTKLERQKQRGAGLRGCRSHESLLCGQAVTSMDLAAVTPLHPSLLGRPHCFQVTPSTGGPKYFSCRTAHERDQWLHSLRKSVQPDAEQTRRTDNSLQIWLLEAKGVPAKKRYFCEVCLDSTLYARTTAKLKADLCFWGEHFDFHHLPSVNTIQVNLYREADRKKKKDKNVLIGSVSIPVHNVTSRYLTEKWYPVVGDKGPLKEPPALRVKCRFQSVDILPVQVYQEFLEYLKTDYPSLCEKLEPVIGVKAKEDIATALVAVMQREKKAPQFLADLVMMDIHRIDDERLTFRGNSLATKAMEAYLKLTGDRYLQETLGAVVRGAVEGGDCEVDPLKVASVAALHKQQQNLRNAVELAWSRILSSHAHFPLELRECFRIFRERLADMGREDIADNLISASIFLRFLCPAILSPSLFNITHEYPNEKAARNLTLVAKTLQTLANFTRFQGKENFMEFMNDLLEREAPSMKNFLQLISSPLPKDAPANNSLEFDGYIDLGKQLSLLHALLRESVAAVAPSSPSIPSSRLPEILDRISLALDQPGPSPVPAAHRYPNLQNNIFRYNDPTIANSNTNLSVSATSTLSNHSTINGTIRDSNEVLQTNTLGHNSSRSPNVARAATLPRNAYMPANGKLQLQISSDDYPLEPPAFVSRSPTPITRQHRPLGPNRSGPGYRLTASASLANVNHCQTHPTSPTRSESHSNLKDSNYNITASPQSNHQPSNGGLVSQQQQQQQQQHRHNVARLQSLDIHDREDNYNHNYNVSRSASRNHCHKEENANQTQQRNYNNVSKTTVNANVVVNPPTNLTLSINHQPNNNYNNSKANNQAPANGNLDELSDLLRYADDEVSESKSQKGSQISISQLSNVASSGYQSFAAYSQSSSPVDLSSNNANAHILSAAPLAFANPVYHMESSHARTGRRDSSSSEEREGSGGGGVDSVRGVDLSPSPPSPSKNNVRNHQRNNQNQWRQNNQTHRNNSEHAQDTCCTKLRRRLSLDSTRDLSDTSEEENCTTRRSKSRSHRNIDQYEVEMYEVERLQNSVDRLRLRTRLGATEDADLDLAPDNNMKSIISRLISVEEELRREQQKMSAALSYKQRVIDAQEQQIAALGAANSRLMSTNASLLSALSKQRFNVKSQVNSEAAPLLQNIADIGELKSSSC, from the exons AATTTCTTCTCGAAGCGGTCGTTCCGGTCGAATCCCCTGAAGAGGACGAAGAGCGTAACAAAGCTCGAGCGGCAGAAGCAACGAGGCGCCGGTCTTCGGGGTTGCCGTTCGCACGAGTCTCTCCTGTGCGGGCAGGCGGTGACCTCGATGGACCTCGCGGCGGTGACGCCGCTGCATCCCAGTCTCCTCGGCAGGCCCCACTGCTTCCAGGTCACGCCGAGCACCGGCGGGCCCAAGTATTTCAGCTGCAGAACCGCTCACGAACGGGACCAGTGGTTGCACAG TTTAAGGAAATCCGTTCAGCCGGATGCGGAACAGACACGCCGTACGGACAACTCCCTGCAGATCTGGTTGCTGGAAGCGAAGGGGGTGCCCGCGAAGAAACGATACTTCTGCGAGGTCTGCCTCGACAGCACCCTGTACGCGCGAACCACCGCGAAGTTGAAGGCTGACTTGTGCTTCTGGGGTGAGCACTTCGACTTTCACCACTTACCCTCCGTCAACACGATTCAAGTGAATCTGTACAGGGAGGCAGatcggaagaagaagaaggacaaAAACGTCCTGATCG GTTCCGTGAGTATACCAGTGCACAACGTGACGTCGCGATACCTGACGGAGAAGTGGTACCCCGTGGTAGGTGACAAGGGACCGCTCAAGGAGCCTCCCGCACTGAGAGTCAAGTGCCGCTTCCAATCAGTCGACATACTTCCGGTCCAGGTGTATCAGGAGTTCCTGGAGTACCTGAAGACCGATTACCCGTCGCTATGCGAGAAGCTAGAGCCCGTGATCGGTGTCAAGGCGAAGGAGGACATCGCGACCGCCTTGGTTGCGGTGATGCAACGAGAAAAGAAGGCACCGCAATTCCTCGCCGATCTCGTCATGATGGACATTCATCGAATAG ATGACGAGAGGCTCACGTTCCGAGGGAACTCGTTAGCCACGAAGGCGATGGAAGCCTACTTGAAGCTAACCGGAGACAGATACCTGCAAGAGACCTTGGGGGCCGTCGTGAGAGGCGCGGTTGAAGGTGGCGACTGCGAAGTGGACCCGCTCAAGGTCGCTTCTGTCGCCGCGCTGCACAAGCAACAGCAGAATCTTCGCAACGCCGTCGAGCTGGCCTGGAGCAGGATACTGTCGAGCCACGCGCACTTCCCGCTGGAACTGCGCGAGTGCTTCCGCATCTTTCGCGAGCGTTTGGCCGACATGGGCCGCGAGGACATCGCGGACAATCTCATCTCCGCGTCCATCTTCCTGAGATTCCTCTGCCCCGCCATTCTCAGCCCATCTCTTTTCAACATTACGCACG AGTATCCGAACGAGAAAGCAGCGCGGAATCTCACTCTAGTGGCGAAAACCCTTCAAACCCTCGCAAACTTTACGAGATTCCAGGGCAAGGAAAACTTCATGGAGTTCATGAACGATCTGCTCGAGCGCGAAGCTCCGTCTATGAAGAACTTCTTGCAATTAATTAGC AGCCCACTGCCAAAGGACGCGCCGGCCAACAACTCGCTCGAGTTCGACGGCTACATAGACCTAGGCAAGCAATTGTCTCTGCTGCACGCTCTCCTGCGAGAAAGTGTGGCGGCGGTCGCCCCGTCCTCGCCGTCGATACCATCGTCGCGACTGCCCGAGATTCTTGACAGGATCTCCCTGGCCTTGGACCAGCCGGGACCCAGCCCTGTGCCCGCGGCGCACCGTTACCCGAATTTGCAGAACAACATCTTCCGCTACAACGACCCGACGATCGCCAACAGCAACACGAATCTCTCCGTCTCGGCCACGTCGACGTTGAGCAATCACAGCACGATCAACGGCACGATCAGGGACAGCAACGAGGTGCTGCAGACCAACACGCTCGGGCACAACAGTTCGCGCAGCCCGAACGTTGCTCGGGCGGCTACTCTGCCACGAAACGCCTACATGCCGGCGAACGGCAAGCTTCAGCTACAGATCAGCTCGGACGATTACCCGCTCGAACCACCAGCGTTCGTGTCGCGCTCGCCGACGCCGATTACACGGCAACACAGGCCACTCGGACCGAATCGCTCCGGTCCGGGTTACAGGCTGACGGCCAGCGCGAGCCTGGCGAACGTGAACCACTGCCAGACGCACCCGACGAGCCCAACGCGCTCGGAGAGCCACAGCAATCTGAAGGATTCCAACTACAACATTACCGCGTCGCCGCAGAGCAACCATCAGCCCAGCAACGGCGGCCTGGtctcgcagcagcagcaacagcagcagcaacagcaccGGCACAACGTCGCGCGGTTGCAGAGCCTTGATATCCACGATCGCGAGGATAACTATAATCACAACTACAACGTCTCGCGATCAGCTAGCCGAAACCACTGTCACAAGGAGGAGAACGCCAATCAGACGCAGCAGCGTAATTACAACAACGTTTCGAAGACCACGGTGAACGCCAACGTGGTCGTGAATCCGCCCACGAATCTCACGTTGTCCATCAATCATCAGCCCAACAACAACTACAACAATTCAAAAGCGAACAACCAGGCACCGGCCAACGGCAACCTCGACGAGCTGTCTGATCTGCTGCGATATGCGGACGATGAAGTGTCCGAGTCGAAGTCACAGAAGGGCTCGCAGATCTCTATCTCGCAGCTGAGCAACGTCGCCTCCTCCGGCTACCAGAGCTTTGCTGCTTACAGCCAAAGTTCGAGCCCGGTAGATCTCAGCAGCAACAACGCGAACGCGCACATCCTAAGCGCGGCGCCGTTGGCGTTCGCCAATCCCGTCTACCACATGGAGTCGAGCCACGCGAGAACCGGCAGACGCGACAGCAGCAGCTctgaggagagagagggaagcgGAGGCGGCGGCGTCGACAGCGTGAGAGGCGTCGATCTCAGCCCGTCGCCGCCATCACCGTCCAAGAACAATGTGCGGAATCACCAGAGGAACAACCAGAATCAATGGCGGCAGAACAATCAGACGCACCGAAACAACTCGGAGCACGCGCAGGACACATGTTGTACAAAACTGCGAAGGAGACTCTCCCTCGACTCGACGAGGGATCTGTCGGACACCAGCGAGGAGGAGAACTGCACCACCAGGCGGAGCAAGTCCCGCAGTCATCGAAATATTGATCAG TACGAAGTGGAAATGTATGAGGTGGAGAGGCTGCAGAATAGCGTAGACCGGCTGCGATTGCGCACGCGATTAGGCGCCACCGAGGATGCCGATCTAGACCTCGCGCCCGACAACAACATGAAGAGCATCATCTCCAG GTTGATCTCCGTGGAGGAGGAGCTGCGTCGCGAGCAGCAGAAGATGTCGGCGGCGTTGTCGTACAAGCAGCGCGTGATCGACGCGCAGGAGCAGCAAATAGCCGCCCTGGGCGCCGCGAATTCGCGCCTCATGTCGACCAACGCGAGCCTGCTGTCGGCGCTGAGCAAGCAGCGCTTCAACGTCAAGTCCCAGGTGAACAGTGAGGCCGCGCCCCTGCTGCAGAACATTGCTGACATCGGCGAACTCAAGAGCTCGTCGTGCTAA
- the LOC105275048 gene encoding probable Ras GTPase-activating protein isoform X9 has translation MQGVSTEGASPGGRRLSRSFHSCLRGADHDDLESDTSYEKACRRGSAPATPVLGARPLDVTPNRIVNFFSKRSFRSNPLKRTKSVTKLERQKQRGAGLRGCRSHESLLCGQAVTSMDLAAVTPLHPSLLGRPHCFQVTPSTGGPKYFSCRTAHERDQWLHSLRKSVQPDAEQTRRTDNSLQIWLLEAKGVPAKKRYFCEVCLDSTLYARTTAKLKADLCFWGEHFDFHHLPSVNTIQVNLYREADRKKKKDKNVLIGSVSIPVHNVTSRYLTEKWYPVVGDKGPLKEPPALRVKCRFQSVDILPVQVYQEFLEYLKTDYPSLCEKLEPVIGVKAKEDIATALVAVMQREKKAPQFLADLVMMDIHRIDDERLTFRGNSLATKAMEAYLKLTGDRYLQETLGAVVRGAVEGGDCEVDPLKVASVAALHKQQQNLRNAVELAWSRILSSHAHFPLELRECFRIFRERLADMGREDIADNLISASIFLRFLCPAILSPSLFNITHEYPNEKAARNLTLVAKTLQTLANFTRFQGKENFMEFMNDLLEREAPSMKNFLQLISSPLPKDAPANNSLEFDGYIDLGKQLSLLHALLRESVAAVAPSSPSIPSSRLPEILDRISLALDQPGPSPVPAAHRYPNLQNNIFRYNDPTIANSNTNLSVSATSTLSNHSTINGTIRDSNEVLQTNTLGHNSSRSPNVARAATLPRNAYMPANGKLQLQISSDDYPLEPPAFVSRSPTPITRQHRPLGPNRSGPGYRLTASASLANVNHCQTHPTSPTRSESHSNLKDSNYNITASPQSNHQPSNGGLVSQQQQQQQQQHRHNVARLQSLDIHDREDNYNHNYNVSRSASRNHCHKEENANQTQQRNYNNVSKTTVNANVVVNPPTNLTLSINHQPNNNYNNSKANNQAPANGNLDELSDLLRYADDEVSESKSQKGSQISISQLSNVASSGYQSFAAYSQSSSPVDLSSNNANAHILSAAPLAFANPVYHMESSHARTGRRDSSSSEEREGSGGGGVDSVRGVDLSPSPPSPSKNNVRNHQRNNQNQWRQNNQTHRNNSEHAQDTCCTKLRRRLSLDSTRDLSDTSEEENCTTRRSKSRSHRNIDQYEVEMYEVERLQNSVDRLRLRTRLGATEDADLDLAPDNNMKSIISRLISVEEELRREQQKMSAALSYKQRVIDAQEQQIAALGAANSRLMSTNASLLSALSKQRFNVKSQVNSEAAPLLQNIADIGELKSSSC, from the exons AATTTCTTCTCGAAGCGGTCGTTCCGGTCGAATCCCCTGAAGAGGACGAAGAGCGTAACAAAGCTCGAGCGGCAGAAGCAACGAGGCGCCGGTCTTCGGGGTTGCCGTTCGCACGAGTCTCTCCTGTGCGGGCAGGCGGTGACCTCGATGGACCTCGCGGCGGTGACGCCGCTGCATCCCAGTCTCCTCGGCAGGCCCCACTGCTTCCAGGTCACGCCGAGCACCGGCGGGCCCAAGTATTTCAGCTGCAGAACCGCTCACGAACGGGACCAGTGGTTGCACAG TTTAAGGAAATCCGTTCAGCCGGATGCGGAACAGACACGCCGTACGGACAACTCCCTGCAGATCTGGTTGCTGGAAGCGAAGGGGGTGCCCGCGAAGAAACGATACTTCTGCGAGGTCTGCCTCGACAGCACCCTGTACGCGCGAACCACCGCGAAGTTGAAGGCTGACTTGTGCTTCTGGGGTGAGCACTTCGACTTTCACCACTTACCCTCCGTCAACACGATTCAAGTGAATCTGTACAGGGAGGCAGatcggaagaagaagaaggacaaAAACGTCCTGATCG GTTCCGTGAGTATACCAGTGCACAACGTGACGTCGCGATACCTGACGGAGAAGTGGTACCCCGTGGTAGGTGACAAGGGACCGCTCAAGGAGCCTCCCGCACTGAGAGTCAAGTGCCGCTTCCAATCAGTCGACATACTTCCGGTCCAGGTGTATCAGGAGTTCCTGGAGTACCTGAAGACCGATTACCCGTCGCTATGCGAGAAGCTAGAGCCCGTGATCGGTGTCAAGGCGAAGGAGGACATCGCGACCGCCTTGGTTGCGGTGATGCAACGAGAAAAGAAGGCACCGCAATTCCTCGCCGATCTCGTCATGATGGACATTCATCGAATAG ATGACGAGAGGCTCACGTTCCGAGGGAACTCGTTAGCCACGAAGGCGATGGAAGCCTACTTGAAGCTAACCGGAGACAGATACCTGCAAGAGACCTTGGGGGCCGTCGTGAGAGGCGCGGTTGAAGGTGGCGACTGCGAAGTGGACCCGCTCAAGGTCGCTTCTGTCGCCGCGCTGCACAAGCAACAGCAGAATCTTCGCAACGCCGTCGAGCTGGCCTGGAGCAGGATACTGTCGAGCCACGCGCACTTCCCGCTGGAACTGCGCGAGTGCTTCCGCATCTTTCGCGAGCGTTTGGCCGACATGGGCCGCGAGGACATCGCGGACAATCTCATCTCCGCGTCCATCTTCCTGAGATTCCTCTGCCCCGCCATTCTCAGCCCATCTCTTTTCAACATTACGCACG AGTATCCGAACGAGAAAGCAGCGCGGAATCTCACTCTAGTGGCGAAAACCCTTCAAACCCTCGCAAACTTTACGAGATTCCAGGGCAAGGAAAACTTCATGGAGTTCATGAACGATCTGCTCGAGCGCGAAGCTCCGTCTATGAAGAACTTCTTGCAATTAATTAGC AGCCCACTGCCAAAGGACGCGCCGGCCAACAACTCGCTCGAGTTCGACGGCTACATAGACCTAGGCAAGCAATTGTCTCTGCTGCACGCTCTCCTGCGAGAAAGTGTGGCGGCGGTCGCCCCGTCCTCGCCGTCGATACCATCGTCGCGACTGCCCGAGATTCTTGACAGGATCTCCCTGGCCTTGGACCAGCCGGGACCCAGCCCTGTGCCCGCGGCGCACCGTTACCCGAATTTGCAGAACAACATCTTCCGCTACAACGACCCGACGATCGCCAACAGCAACACGAATCTCTCCGTCTCGGCCACGTCGACGTTGAGCAATCACAGCACGATCAACGGCACGATCAGGGACAGCAACGAGGTGCTGCAGACCAACACGCTCGGGCACAACAGTTCGCGCAGCCCGAACGTTGCTCGGGCGGCTACTCTGCCACGAAACGCCTACATGCCGGCGAACGGCAAGCTTCAGCTACAGATCAGCTCGGACGATTACCCGCTCGAACCACCAGCGTTCGTGTCGCGCTCGCCGACGCCGATTACACGGCAACACAGGCCACTCGGACCGAATCGCTCCGGTCCGGGTTACAGGCTGACGGCCAGCGCGAGCCTGGCGAACGTGAACCACTGCCAGACGCACCCGACGAGCCCAACGCGCTCGGAGAGCCACAGCAATCTGAAGGATTCCAACTACAACATTACCGCGTCGCCGCAGAGCAACCATCAGCCCAGCAACGGCGGCCTGGtctcgcagcagcagcaacagcagcagcaacagcaccGGCACAACGTCGCGCGGTTGCAGAGCCTTGATATCCACGATCGCGAGGATAACTATAATCACAACTACAACGTCTCGCGATCAGCTAGCCGAAACCACTGTCACAAGGAGGAGAACGCCAATCAGACGCAGCAGCGTAATTACAACAACGTTTCGAAGACCACGGTGAACGCCAACGTGGTCGTGAATCCGCCCACGAATCTCACGTTGTCCATCAATCATCAGCCCAACAACAACTACAACAATTCAAAAGCGAACAACCAGGCACCGGCCAACGGCAACCTCGACGAGCTGTCTGATCTGCTGCGATATGCGGACGATGAAGTGTCCGAGTCGAAGTCACAGAAGGGCTCGCAGATCTCTATCTCGCAGCTGAGCAACGTCGCCTCCTCCGGCTACCAGAGCTTTGCTGCTTACAGCCAAAGTTCGAGCCCGGTAGATCTCAGCAGCAACAACGCGAACGCGCACATCCTAAGCGCGGCGCCGTTGGCGTTCGCCAATCCCGTCTACCACATGGAGTCGAGCCACGCGAGAACCGGCAGACGCGACAGCAGCAGCTctgaggagagagagggaagcgGAGGCGGCGGCGTCGACAGCGTGAGAGGCGTCGATCTCAGCCCGTCGCCGCCATCACCGTCCAAGAACAATGTGCGGAATCACCAGAGGAACAACCAGAATCAATGGCGGCAGAACAATCAGACGCACCGAAACAACTCGGAGCACGCGCAGGACACATGTTGTACAAAACTGCGAAGGAGACTCTCCCTCGACTCGACGAGGGATCTGTCGGACACCAGCGAGGAGGAGAACTGCACCACCAGGCGGAGCAAGTCCCGCAGTCATCGAAATATTGATCAG TACGAAGTGGAAATGTATGAGGTGGAGAGGCTGCAGAATAGCGTAGACCGGCTGCGATTGCGCACGCGATTAGGCGCCACCGAGGATGCCGATCTAGACCTCGCGCCCGACAACAACATGAAGAGCATCATCTCCAG GTTGATCTCCGTGGAGGAGGAGCTGCGTCGCGAGCAGCAGAAGATGTCGGCGGCGTTGTCGTACAAGCAGCGCGTGATCGACGCGCAGGAGCAGCAAATAGCCGCCCTGGGCGCCGCGAATTCGCGCCTCATGTCGACCAACGCGAGCCTGCTGTCGGCGCTGAGCAAGCAGCGCTTCAACGTCAAGTCCCAGGTGAACAGTGAGGCCGCGCCCCTGCTGCAGAACATTGCTGACATCGGCGAACTCAAGAGCTCGTCGTGCTAA